GAGCTCAGGCAACGGTGGTGCCCGGCTCGTCGGGCTCGTCCTGGTCCTGGTCGGGTGCCCGCGAGGCGGGCAGCGGCAGCTCGACGATCGCCCGGTAGGCCATCTCGGCGGCGTCCTGCTCGGCGTACTTCTTGGCCGAGCCGTTGCCCGTGCCGTAGACGACGCCGTCGAGCGAGACCTCGGACATGAAGGTGCGGGCGTGGTCGGGTCCGTCACCCTGGCTCGTGTAGGCGGGCGCACCGAGGTTCCGTGCGGCCGCGGCCTCCTGGAGCGACGTCTTCCAGTCGAGGCCCGCACCCAGGTCTGCGGCGACGGCGAGCGTCGGGTCCACGAGCCGGTGCACCAGCTCGCGCGTGACCTCGAGGCCGTGGCTCAGGTAGGTCGCGCCGATGAGGGCCTCGACGGTGTCCGACAGGATCGAGTCCTTGTCGTTCCCGCGCGTGCGCACCTCGCCCTTGCCGAGCAGGATGTACCCGCCGAGCCCCAGGGTGCGCGCGATCGCGGCGAGGGACTTCTGCGAGACCGTGGCGGCACGCATCTTGGCGAGCTCACCCTCGGGGAGGTCCGGGTGTCGGCGGTACAGGGCCTCGGTCACGACCAGGCCCAGGACCGCGTCGCCGAGGAACTCGAGGCGCTCGTTGGTGGGGATCCCGCCGTGCTCGTGCGCGAAGGAACGGTGCGTCAGTGCAAGCACGAGAAGCTCGGGATCCAGGTGGATCCCGAGCCTCTCGAGAAGACCGGCGGCCGCGGGGGCGTCCGGCGTCACGCTATTCAGCCTGCGTGCTCGGTGCGCAGCGCCTCGACGTACTGACGGCTCTTGTAGGTGCCGCAGGTCGGGCACGCAGCGTGCGACAGCTTGTCGCCCTTGCACTGCGGGCAGGTCGTGAGGTTCGCGGCGGTGGTCTTCCACTGCGAACGACGCGCACGGGTGTTGCTGCGCGACATCTTGCGCTTCGGAACAGCCACGGCTAGCTCTCTTTCGTCTCGTCGGACACGCTCGGATCCTCGAGCATGCTCTGTAGTGCCGACCACCGGGGATCGACAATGTCGTGCGAGTGATCAGGATCCTCAGCCAGACGTGCTCCGCACTCGGAGCACAGGCCCTGGCAATCGGGCTGACACAACGGTCTGAATGGTAGTGCAGTGACGACGGAATCCCGAAGCGCGGGCTCGAGATCGATCAGGTCGCCCTCGAGCTCGTACACCTCGTCCTCGTCGTCACCGGACTCTGCCGCGGCCTTCGCACGCTCGGGATACACGAACAGCTCCTGGATGTCCGCGACGACGTCAGCCGTCACCGGTTCCAAGCACCGCACGCATTCCCCGACCGCCTGGGCCTGAGCAGTCCCCGTCACCAGCACACCGTCCATCACCGATTCGAGCCGGACGTCCAGCTCGAGGTCGGTGCCTTCAGGGATGCCGATCACGACGGTTCCGAGGTCGGCCGGGGCCTTGACCGAGCGAGTCACCTCACGCATCGATCCGGGACGCCGACCGAGCTCGTACGTGTCGAGCACAAGAGG
This region of Oerskovia jenensis genomic DNA includes:
- the rpmF gene encoding 50S ribosomal protein L32, which translates into the protein MAVPKRKMSRSNTRARRSQWKTTAANLTTCPQCKGDKLSHAACPTCGTYKSRQYVEALRTEHAG
- the rnc gene encoding ribonuclease III; the protein is MTPDAPAAAGLLERLGIHLDPELLVLALTHRSFAHEHGGIPTNERLEFLGDAVLGLVVTEALYRRHPDLPEGELAKMRAATVSQKSLAAIARTLGLGGYILLGKGEVRTRGNDKDSILSDTVEALIGATYLSHGLEVTRELVHRLVDPTLAVAADLGAGLDWKTSLQEAAAARNLGAPAYTSQGDGPDHARTFMSEVSLDGVVYGTGNGSAKKYAEQDAAEMAYRAIVELPLPASRAPDQDQDEPDEPGTTVA
- a CDS encoding YceD family protein → MEEPITLDSRSPLVLDTYELGRRPGSMREVTRSVKAPADLGTVVIGIPEGTDLELDVRLESVMDGVLVTGTAQAQAVGECVRCLEPVTADVVADIQELFVYPERAKAAAESGDDEDEVYELEGDLIDLEPALRDSVVTALPFRPLCQPDCQGLCSECGARLAEDPDHSHDIVDPRWSALQSMLEDPSVSDETKES